The genomic stretch GGAAGCATTGCCGTATTGGTCAGTATAATAAACTGCAAATTTGGACGGCTCGCTGGGAAATCCTCTCACATTATATTCCATCAGGCTGTCTTTTGAATATGCCTGATAAAAATGCTGATAAGTTTGTGTTGTTGAATCGAAATAAAGAATTACATATTGAACTGCCTCCGATGTATCGGTATTTATCGCAGTTACATAAGGACCTCCGAAATCAGGAGTTAAAGAAGCTGTCTCGCTGGCAATCAAATATGGCGGAGTCTCCGGGTGTACGGTAACAACAACAGAATCGGAAGATACATTCGCATTGGTTACTACCTTCAAAGATACCTTATAGTCTTGGCTTTTCTGGAATCCGCGCAATCTCATAGAGTCTAACAGGTAGCTTGCTTTCTTGGTCTGTACCACATTTCTGTCATTGCTGATGTAAGTTGCCTGCACATATAAAACATTGGGCGAATTAGGAAGTGTGTAAGAAATATTAGCACCTCCCGGTGTATTGGTTACTTTTATATTGGTTACAACGCCCGGCTTTGTTTTATCGCCGGAAGTTATAATGTTGAAATCGCTCTTGCCATTGCACGATACAAAAAGTATAGCAAGCAAGCAAAGGCATTGATACAGATTTATATTATTGAACATCTTTTTCATGTGTTTCTTTTTTATATTTTTTAAATTGTCACATGGAATGCCGTTAAAACAATTACCGCTTTGGGTATGTCGAAGATTTATGGGCATTTCATCTTCATTAATTTTTTATTTTTCTGTACAAGAATTTATTTTTACCAACCGATATTTTGAACTAATTGGTTATCGTTAATCAAAGTATTGGTATTAATGGGCCAGAAATAATCCTTTGTAGACATATAAGGGACAAAAGCAACAAAAAACTGATAATACTGCTGCGGTGTAGTAACATGTACAAAACCGCTCCATCCTCGGACAGACTGCCCTGCAAACAATGGCACGTATTCCTTCCACCGGCGTAAGTCCCAACCGATTTCGCCTTCGAAGCACAGTTCAATTCTTCTTTCCTGATGAATAATTGATCGTAAGCCGGACTGAGAGAGTGGCTTATTGGGATTATTGGAATATTGCGACCAGGATTCAACCACGCCTTGTAAACCTGCGCGTACACGTACGGAATCGACATAAGCGTAGGCATCTGCGGTAGGACCATTCGCTTCATTTGATGCTTCTGCATATAAAAGATATAAATCCGACAACCTCATTACCGGCGGGTAATAGGTAGAATATACAAGGTTGGAAGACAGACCGGAAGTGGTATAAGGAGTCAGTTTCTTGGGCCAATAGCCGGTAAGATTATTGCCATAAGTGGGAGTAAGCGCATTTTGATACTGGAGCTTCGTAGTATCCGTTACGCCGAAACCGTACCATACTCCTCCATCAAAAGCAAGATCGGCATAAAATCTCGGCTCGCGGTTTAAATGCAATTTTATAGTGTTATAGCCGGCGTGTACCTGGTATTTGGTAATGTTATCACTCGGTGCTGCCGTGATTGAATACCTGTTGTTATAATCATAATTTTTGTCTTCGTTGATAGGAACACCGTTGTTTGTGTAGAATAATTCTGCTATTGCCTCGGGTACTGCCAACTGCGTAGTTCCTTCATCTGCTCCCCCTGAAACATAAGTTCCCGGCAAATCAGGCATCCAGGCTGCCTGCAGGCCACTTGTTACGGCTACATTGCCGGGCCAGATATTTTCAGGTATCTGCAAAGACTGAGGTCCGGTAATAGGGTCTTGTATCGAGAACTGTTGCCTTATTGCGTTGGGAACAACCGATGTGGGATTGCTGTAATAGAGATAAATACCATTTTGATGGGCAGCATCTACCGCAGCTTTGCATGCTGCTGCTGCAATCTTCCATTTATTCGGGTCGGCTGTCGCGGGGAAAAGTTGTTCGCCGTCGGATCCTTTTAGCTTTGCTTCATTCGGATCGCCATTAAATAGGGGGCTTGCCTGTGTTACCAATGCTTTTGCTTTCAAGGCAAGTGCCATAATACTGGTAGCCCTGCCGTATTCTGCTACGGCAGATATAGTCGGCGGCAACACGGCTGCTGCACTATCCAATAATTGAACTACATAACTGAACACGCTATCCGATGGTGCTCTGGGGATTTTTGCCTCATCCGTCGGAGTGTTGATGGGCATATTTTCTTTTACAATAGGCACAGGTCCGTATTGACGCAGCAACAGAAAATAATAATAGGCTTTCAAGAAAAGGACTTCACCTATCCATCTGTCTTTCTCGCCTTGGGTAAGATCTACCGGCTTGTCAACATTCTCAAGAAAAGTATTGCATTTACGGATGGCTTTATAAAGGTTCTCAAAATTGTCATACACGGGAGCATCCGCCGTTTGTATGCCACGCAGATAACGCCATATTGCAGGGTTGCTGAAAATATAATCGCCGGCACCTAAGGTATTGTCTATAATTTCTCCTGAAGTTGTAAATCCGGGATTTGCATATAATGTTTCCTGCGACTGCATATAACTGTAACAGGTATACAGATAATTTAAGGCATCATTTCTGTTATCAAATGCCATATCTATGGTAGCAACATCGTCCGGAACAATATCCAGGTACTTTTTACATGAAGCACAGGACATTACCACCACTATAATTAAAAATATATTCTTTACTTTTTTCATAAAATATCTTTTATTTTATATTTTAATCCTTGATAATTTAATACGTTATAAAGTAAGGTTAATG from Arachidicoccus sp. BS20 encodes the following:
- a CDS encoding DUF5000 domain-containing lipoprotein — its product is MKKMFNNINLYQCLCLLAILFVSCNGKSDFNIITSGDKTKPGVVTNIKVTNTPGGANISYTLPNSPNVLYVQATYISNDRNVVQTKKASYLLDSMRLRGFQKSQDYKVSLKVVTNANVSSDSVVVTVHPETPPYLIASETASLTPDFGGPYVTAINTDTSEAVQYVILYFDSTTQTYQHFYQAYSKDSLMEYNVRGFPSEPSKFAVYYTDQYGNASDTTYSTLTPLPEIKLDKSLFRTYVLASDAPANWPVSQLWDERYSADGGSDASSDWRGISTTGFPVVCTFDMGVTAKLSRFIYWPRLGTWPWQNENCQHFAIWGSNVANPHDAQLPLQSERGDVVGDWTNLGNFEPPAKPSGLPMGQTTAADQAFAAAGFEYGLSSQNPPVRYIRFEALDSYTGITNNITAELTFYGNTAW
- a CDS encoding RagB/SusD family nutrient uptake outer membrane protein, encoding MKKVKNIFLIIVVVMSCASCKKYLDIVPDDVATIDMAFDNRNDALNYLYTCYSYMQSQETLYANPGFTTSGEIIDNTLGAGDYIFSNPAIWRYLRGIQTADAPVYDNFENLYKAIRKCNTFLENVDKPVDLTQGEKDRWIGEVLFLKAYYYFLLLRQYGPVPIVKENMPINTPTDEAKIPRAPSDSVFSYVVQLLDSAAAVLPPTISAVAEYGRATSIMALALKAKALVTQASPLFNGDPNEAKLKGSDGEQLFPATADPNKWKIAAAACKAAVDAAHQNGIYLYYSNPTSVVPNAIRQQFSIQDPITGPQSLQIPENIWPGNVAVTSGLQAAWMPDLPGTYVSGGADEGTTQLAVPEAIAELFYTNNGVPINEDKNYDYNNRYSITAAPSDNITKYQVHAGYNTIKLHLNREPRFYADLAFDGGVWYGFGVTDTTKLQYQNALTPTYGNNLTGYWPKKLTPYTTSGLSSNLVYSTYYPPVMRLSDLYLLYAEASNEANGPTADAYAYVDSVRVRAGLQGVVESWSQYSNNPNKPLSQSGLRSIIHQERRIELCFEGEIGWDLRRWKEYVPLFAGQSVRGWSGFVHVTTPQQYYQFFVAFVPYMSTKDYFWPINTNTLINDNQLVQNIGW